In the genome of Pseudomonas sp. P5_109, one region contains:
- a CDS encoding aldehyde dehydrogenase (NADP(+)): MTQFLGHNYIGGRRSANGTTQLQSLDATTGEALSGFFIQASEAEVDAAAKAAASAYPVYRNLSAEKRATFLDAIADEIDGLGDEFVATVCRETALPAGRIQGERARTSGQLRLFAKVLRRGDFHGARIDRALPDRQPLPRPDLRQYRIGLGPVAVFGASNFPLAFSTAGGDTASALAAGCPVVFKAHSGHMATAEWVADAIIRGAEKTGMPAGVFNMIYGGGVGEWLVKHPAIQAVGFTGSLKGGNALSHMAANRAQPIPVFAEMSSINPVFLLPEALKVRGEQIAAQLAGSVTLGCGQFCTNPGLVIGVRSPQFSSFLETFCAHMNQQPAQTMLNAGALVSYSRGLGELHEHPGLTHLAGRPQQGNQAQPQVFKADVSLLLKGDELLQEEVFGPTTIVIEVEDRAQLAAALHGLRGQLTATLIGEAEELLEYRWLAELLQEKVGRILLNGYPTGVEVCEAMVHGGPYPATSDSRGTSVGTLAIDRFLRPVCFQNYPDALLPEALQNGNPLGIRRLVDGEMSASAL; this comes from the coding sequence ATGACCCAGTTTCTCGGACACAACTACATTGGCGGTCGCCGCAGTGCCAACGGCACGACGCAGCTGCAAAGCCTCGATGCAACGACGGGCGAAGCGCTCTCCGGATTCTTCATTCAGGCATCCGAAGCCGAAGTGGATGCCGCCGCCAAAGCCGCCGCCAGCGCTTACCCGGTTTATCGCAACCTCAGCGCTGAAAAGCGCGCAACGTTCCTCGATGCCATCGCCGATGAAATCGACGGGCTGGGCGATGAGTTCGTCGCCACCGTGTGCCGCGAAACCGCGTTGCCGGCCGGGCGTATTCAAGGTGAGCGCGCACGCACCAGCGGCCAGTTGCGCCTGTTCGCCAAGGTGCTGCGTCGCGGTGATTTCCATGGTGCGCGCATCGACCGCGCATTGCCGGATCGGCAGCCGTTGCCACGCCCGGATCTGCGTCAGTACCGCATCGGCCTGGGGCCGGTTGCAGTGTTCGGCGCCAGTAACTTCCCGCTGGCGTTTTCCACAGCCGGCGGCGATACCGCTTCGGCACTGGCCGCCGGTTGCCCGGTGGTGTTCAAGGCCCACAGCGGGCACATGGCAACCGCCGAGTGGGTGGCTGACGCGATCATCCGCGGCGCGGAAAAAACCGGCATGCCGGCCGGTGTGTTCAACATGATTTATGGCGGCGGTGTCGGCGAATGGCTGGTCAAGCATCCGGCGATTCAGGCGGTCGGCTTCACCGGCTCACTCAAAGGCGGCAATGCCCTGAGCCACATGGCTGCTAATCGGGCGCAGCCGATCCCGGTGTTCGCCGAGATGTCGAGCATCAACCCGGTGTTCCTGCTGCCCGAAGCCCTCAAGGTGCGTGGCGAGCAGATCGCGGCGCAATTGGCCGGCTCGGTCACCCTGGGCTGTGGCCAGTTCTGCACCAATCCGGGCTTGGTCATTGGTGTGCGCTCGCCGCAGTTCAGTTCTTTCCTTGAGACATTCTGCGCCCACATGAACCAGCAACCGGCGCAAACCATGCTCAACGCCGGCGCGCTGGTCAGCTACAGCCGGGGTCTTGGCGAACTGCACGAGCATCCGGGCCTGACCCATCTGGCGGGCCGGCCACAACAAGGCAATCAGGCTCAACCGCAGGTGTTCAAGGCCGATGTCAGCCTGTTGCTCAAGGGCGATGAGTTGTTGCAGGAGGAAGTGTTCGGGCCGACCACCATTGTCATTGAGGTCGAGGATCGGGCGCAGTTGGCGGCGGCGCTGCATGGCCTGCGCGGGCAATTGACGGCGACGTTGATCGGCGAGGCCGAAGAATTGCTGGAGTACCGCTGGCTGGCTGAGTTGCTCCAGGAGAAGGTCGGAAGGATCTTGCTCAATGGCTATCCGACCGGGGTCGAAGTCTGCGAGGCCATGGTGCATGGCGGGCCGTATCCGGCGACGTCTGACTCGCGGGGCACCTCGGTGGGCACCCTGGCGATCGATCGCTTCCTGCGGCCGGTGTGCTTCCAGAACTATCCGGATGCGTTGCTGCCCGAAGCGTTGCAGAACGGCAATCCGCTGGGAATTCGGCGGTTAGTGGATGGGGAGATGAGTGCTTCGGCCTTGTGA
- a CDS encoding DMT family transporter, which translates to MNPVDIFRLLSLAAIWGASFLFMRIIAPVIGSIPTAFFRVSIAAAGLLVILGLMRISWDFKGKLKTVMLLGVINSGIPATLYSVAAQVLPAGYSSIFNATTPLMGVLIGGLFFHEKLTGAKLGGVFLGLFGVGVLTRAGPVAFDMALLMGAVACLLATTCYGFAGFLARRWLDQAGGLDSRLSALGSMLGATLFLLPLFGYSVISQPPASWGGWSVWLSLLGLGLGCTAFAYIIYFRLLSSIGPVKSMTTTFLIPLFGVLWGGLFLDEPLSMAHVYGGMLIALALWLVLKPAAVKPGLVADR; encoded by the coding sequence GTGAACCCCGTCGATATTTTCCGTTTACTGTCCCTGGCGGCCATTTGGGGAGCGAGTTTCCTGTTCATGCGCATCATCGCCCCGGTGATTGGCAGCATTCCAACCGCGTTTTTCCGTGTATCCATCGCCGCTGCCGGACTGCTGGTGATTCTCGGGCTGATGCGCATCAGTTGGGATTTCAAGGGCAAACTCAAAACCGTGATGCTGCTCGGGGTGATCAACTCCGGGATTCCGGCGACGCTCTATTCGGTGGCCGCGCAGGTGCTACCAGCCGGTTACTCGTCGATTTTCAATGCCACGACGCCATTGATGGGCGTGCTGATCGGCGGCCTGTTTTTCCATGAAAAGCTCACTGGCGCCAAGCTCGGCGGCGTGTTCCTGGGGCTGTTCGGTGTGGGCGTGCTGACCCGTGCCGGTCCGGTGGCGTTCGATATGGCACTGCTGATGGGTGCCGTTGCCTGCCTGCTCGCGACCACTTGCTACGGCTTTGCGGGGTTTCTCGCCCGGCGCTGGCTCGATCAGGCCGGTGGCCTCGACAGCCGTTTGTCGGCACTGGGCAGCATGCTCGGCGCGACGTTGTTCCTGCTACCGCTGTTCGGCTACAGCGTGATCAGCCAACCACCCGCGAGTTGGGGCGGCTGGAGCGTGTGGCTATCGCTGCTGGGCTTGGGTCTGGGATGCACGGCGTTTGCGTACATTATTTACTTCCGGCTCCTGAGCTCCATTGGCCCGGTGAAATCGATGACCACAACTTTCCTGATCCCGCTGTTCGGGGTGTTGTGGGGGGGACTGTTTCTCGATGAGCCGCTGTCAATGGCGCATGTCTATGGCGGGATGTTGATTGCGCTGGCGTTGTGGCTGGTGTTGAAGCCGGCTGCGGTGAAACCTGGCCTGGTGGCTGACCGGTAG
- the aceK gene encoding bifunctional isocitrate dehydrogenase kinase/phosphatase, giving the protein MPQQWPAADIARLILDGFDDYREHFRQITDGARARFEQAKWQETQSASAARINLYEDKVAETVARLRTAFDADTLDVSCWPLVKSAYISLIDLRFDDELSETWYNSIFCGLFSHDLISDGCMFIHTTRPSLRRARAAQTRTYKPQGQLSAMLASIFADYRFSEDYADLSGDLKRLEAQLRENLPDWVCKDPELSVELFSSVLYRNKGAYLVGRIYTADEQWPLAIPLLHLEGRGIQIDALITDEADVSIIFSFTRSYFMVDVPVPAEFIGFLRRILPGKHIAELYTSIGFYKHGKSEFYRALINHLANTDDQFIMAPGVRGMVMSVFTLPGFNTVFKIIKDRFSPSKNVDRATVIEKYRLVKSVDRVGRMADTQEFADFRFPLSKFDPACLEELLEVAPSTVSVEDDTVLIRHCWTERRMTPLNLYLENANEAQVREALEDYGLAIKQLAAANIFPGDMLLKNFGVTRHGRVVFYDYDEICFLTEANFRHIPQPRTPEDEMASEPWYSIGPLDVFPEEFPPFLFADFGQRKLFDQLHGELYNADYWKSLQEAIRGGKVIDVFPYRRKGLDSE; this is encoded by the coding sequence ATGCCGCAGCAATGGCCAGCCGCCGACATCGCCCGCTTGATCCTCGATGGCTTTGACGATTACCGCGAGCATTTTCGCCAGATCACCGACGGCGCCCGGGCCCGCTTCGAACAGGCCAAGTGGCAAGAGACACAATCGGCGTCGGCGGCGCGGATCAATCTGTACGAAGACAAAGTCGCTGAAACGGTGGCGCGCCTGCGCACCGCGTTTGACGCCGACACGCTGGACGTCAGCTGCTGGCCGCTGGTCAAGAGCGCCTATATCAGCCTGATCGACCTGCGCTTCGACGATGAACTGTCCGAGACCTGGTACAACTCGATCTTCTGCGGGCTGTTCAGCCACGACCTGATCAGCGATGGCTGCATGTTCATCCACACCACCCGGCCGAGCCTGCGCCGGGCCCGGGCCGCGCAAACCCGAACCTACAAGCCGCAGGGCCAATTGTCGGCCATGCTCGCCAGCATCTTCGCCGACTACCGCTTCAGCGAGGATTACGCCGACCTGTCCGGCGACCTGAAGCGCCTCGAAGCGCAACTGCGCGAGAACCTGCCGGACTGGGTATGCAAGGACCCGGAGCTGAGCGTCGAACTGTTTTCCTCGGTGCTCTACCGCAACAAGGGCGCGTACCTGGTCGGGCGCATCTACACCGCCGACGAGCAATGGCCGCTGGCGATTCCGCTGCTGCATCTCGAAGGCCGCGGCATCCAGATCGATGCGCTGATCACCGATGAGGCGGACGTGTCGATCATCTTCTCCTTCACCCGTTCGTATTTCATGGTGGATGTGCCGGTGCCGGCGGAGTTCATCGGTTTCCTGCGGCGTATCCTGCCGGGCAAGCACATTGCCGAGCTGTACACCTCGATCGGCTTCTACAAGCACGGCAAGTCGGAGTTCTACCGGGCGCTGATCAACCACCTGGCCAACACCGACGACCAGTTCATCATGGCCCCCGGTGTGCGCGGCATGGTCATGAGCGTGTTTACCCTGCCGGGTTTCAACACCGTGTTCAAAATCATCAAGGACCGTTTCTCGCCGTCGAAAAACGTCGACCGCGCCACGGTGATCGAAAAGTACCGTTTGGTGAAGAGTGTCGACCGCGTCGGGCGCATGGCCGATACCCAGGAGTTTGCCGATTTCCGTTTTCCCCTGAGCAAGTTCGATCCGGCATGCCTGGAGGAACTGCTGGAAGTTGCGCCGTCCACGGTCTCGGTGGAAGACGATACGGTGCTGATCCGCCACTGCTGGACAGAACGGCGCATGACCCCACTGAACCTCTACCTGGAGAACGCCAACGAGGCGCAGGTGCGAGAAGCCCTGGAAGACTACGGCCTGGCGATCAAGCAACTGGCGGCGGCCAACATCTTTCCCGGCGACATGCTGCTGAAGAACTTCGGCGTCACCCGTCATGGCCGCGTGGTGTTCTACGACTACGACGAGATCTGCTTCCTCACCGAGGCCAACTTCCGCCACATCCCGCAACCGCGCACCCCGGAAGACGAAATGGCTTCCGAACCGTGGTATTCGATCGGGCCGCTGGACGTGTTCCCGGAAGAGTTTCCGCCGTTCCTGTTTGCCGATTTCGGGCAGCGCAAGCTGTTCGATCAGTTGCATGGCGAGTTGTACAACGCCGATTACTGGAAAAGCCTGCAGGAAGCGATTCGGGGCGGCAAAGTGATCGATGTATTCCCGTATCGGCGTAAAGGCCTCGACAGCGAGTAG
- the hrpA gene encoding ATP-dependent RNA helicase HrpA yields the protein MTDESPSIDKLLKNLDHAMLADRHRLRRQLLELRKKPDEAKLAQWVARMQASCEQVLARRASLPVIRYDDSLPIAAKRDEIKKALEKHQVLIIAGETGSGKTTQLPKICLEIGRGQHGLIGHTQPRRIAARSVASRVAEELGTPLGALVGYQVRFEDQSDSNTLIKLMTDGILLAETQNDRYLERYDTIIVDEAHERSLNIDFLLGYLKTLLPRRPDLKVIITSATIDLERFSKHFDDAPIVEVSGRTFPVDTWYRPLTLEQDEEGNRVEDDLTVDQAILATLDEIAAYERSEGRSPGDVLVFLPGEREIRDAAEMLRKAQLKHTEILPLYARLSPAEQQRIFQSHPGRRVVLATNVAETSLTVPGIRYVIDSGTARISRYSYRAKVQRLPIEAVSQASANQRKGRCGRVEPGICIRLYSEEDFLGRPEFTDPEILRTNLAAVILQMLHLRLGEVTEFPFIEPPDGKAISDGYNLLQELSAVDRNSQLTPLGRQLARLPVDPRMGRMLLEAAKLGSLQEVLIVASAMSIQDPRERPPERQQAADQAHAQWKDPDSDFAGLVNLWRGFEEQRQALTANPLRNWCRKNFLNYLRLREWRDSHRQLSLICRDMQLSLNKEPADYPKLHKAVLVGLLSQIGQKTEEGDYLGARQRRFWIHPSSGIGKKRPQWLMTAELVETTKLYARMVAKIDADWIEPLAGHLIKKNHFEPHWEKKRGQVVAFEQITLFGLIVVGRRPVHYGPVDPVVSRELFIREALVRGEIQSKAKCLAANKQLLEQLDELEAKARRRDILADEETLYAFYDARLPPEIHQTATFDSWYRINSQKDPQLLIMREEDVLAREASEVTAQHYPDTLHIGDLELALSYHFEPNHPRDGVTLRVPAPLLPMLPPERLEWLVPGVIEAKCIALVRNLPKALRKNFVPVPDFVKAALQRMTFAEGSLPQALGRELLRMTGARVSDEAWAEAAQQVESHLRMNLEIVDAQGKFLGEGRDLAELTARFAEASQAALAVPQTAKSQQPVEPKVFAAVAEKTQQKIAGLSMTVYPALVEESGTVKEGRFSTPAEAEFQHRRALQRLLMQQLAESAKFLRGKLPGLTELGLLYRDMGRVDALVEDILLASLDSCILEGEDPLPRDGAGLASLAERKRGAWTEHAERVAKLTLEVLKLWHGLQKRFKGKIDLAQAVALNDIKQQLSHLVYPGFVRETPMQWLKELPRYLKAIEQRFEKIGAQVQRDRVWSGELSGLWTQYQTRANKHAQEGKRDPQLELYRWWLEEYRVSLFAQQLGTKVPISDKRLSKQWSQVEP from the coding sequence ATGACCGACGAATCGCCCTCCATCGACAAACTGCTGAAAAACCTCGATCACGCCATGCTTGCCGACCGCCACCGGCTGCGGCGGCAGTTGCTTGAGCTGCGCAAGAAACCCGACGAGGCCAAGCTGGCCCAGTGGGTTGCGCGCATGCAGGCGTCCTGTGAGCAGGTGCTGGCGCGCCGCGCCAGCCTGCCGGTGATTCGTTACGACGACAGCCTGCCGATCGCCGCCAAGCGCGACGAAATCAAGAAGGCGCTGGAAAAGCACCAGGTGTTGATCATCGCCGGTGAAACCGGGTCGGGTAAAACCACCCAGTTACCGAAGATCTGCCTGGAAATCGGTCGCGGCCAGCACGGCTTGATCGGCCACACCCAACCGCGCCGGATCGCTGCGCGCAGCGTCGCCAGCCGGGTCGCCGAAGAGCTCGGCACGCCGCTGGGCGCGCTGGTCGGTTATCAGGTGCGTTTCGAGGATCAGAGCGATTCCAACACCCTGATCAAGCTGATGACCGATGGCATCCTGCTGGCGGAAACCCAGAACGACCGCTACCTGGAACGCTACGACACGATCATCGTCGACGAGGCCCACGAACGCAGCCTCAACATCGACTTCCTGCTCGGCTATCTGAAAACCCTGCTGCCGCGTCGTCCGGACCTGAAGGTCATCATTACTTCGGCAACCATCGATCTGGAGCGTTTCTCCAAGCATTTCGATGATGCGCCGATAGTCGAAGTTTCCGGGCGCACTTTTCCGGTGGACACCTGGTATCGCCCGCTGACCCTGGAGCAGGACGAAGAGGGCAACCGCGTCGAGGACGACCTGACAGTGGATCAGGCGATTCTCGCCACCCTTGATGAAATCGCCGCCTATGAGCGCAGCGAAGGCCGCAGTCCCGGTGACGTGCTGGTGTTCCTGCCCGGTGAGCGCGAGATTCGCGACGCCGCCGAAATGCTGCGCAAGGCCCAGCTCAAGCACACCGAAATCCTGCCGCTGTACGCACGGTTGTCGCCGGCCGAGCAGCAGCGGATTTTCCAGTCGCACCCGGGCCGTCGCGTGGTCCTGGCGACCAACGTCGCGGAAACCTCGCTGACCGTGCCGGGTATTCGCTACGTGATCGACAGCGGCACCGCGCGCATCAGCCGCTACAGCTACCGCGCCAAGGTTCAGCGGCTGCCGATCGAGGCGGTTTCCCAAGCCAGCGCCAACCAGCGTAAAGGTCGATGCGGGCGGGTCGAGCCGGGTATCTGCATCCGCCTCTACAGCGAGGAAGACTTCCTCGGGCGCCCGGAATTTACCGATCCCGAAATCTTGCGCACCAACCTCGCCGCCGTCATCTTGCAGATGTTGCATCTGCGCCTCGGCGAAGTCACCGAGTTCCCGTTCATCGAGCCGCCGGACGGCAAGGCCATCAGCGACGGTTACAACCTGCTGCAAGAACTCTCGGCGGTGGATCGCAACAGCCAGCTGACCCCGCTCGGTCGTCAACTGGCGCGACTGCCGGTGGACCCGCGCATGGGCCGCATGTTGCTGGAAGCGGCCAAGCTCGGCAGCTTGCAGGAAGTGCTGATCGTCGCCAGCGCGATGTCGATCCAGGACCCACGCGAGCGTCCGCCGGAGCGTCAGCAAGCGGCGGATCAAGCCCACGCCCAATGGAAAGACCCCGACTCGGACTTCGCCGGGCTGGTCAATCTGTGGCGCGGATTCGAGGAGCAGCGCCAGGCGCTGACCGCCAACCCGCTGCGCAACTGGTGCCGCAAGAATTTCCTGAATTACCTGCGCCTGCGCGAATGGCGCGATTCCCATCGCCAGCTGAGCCTGATCTGCCGCGACATGCAGTTGAGCCTCAATAAAGAGCCGGCGGACTATCCGAAACTGCACAAAGCGGTGCTGGTGGGCTTGCTCAGCCAGATCGGCCAGAAAACCGAAGAGGGTGATTACCTCGGTGCGCGTCAGCGGCGCTTCTGGATTCACCCGTCGTCGGGCATCGGCAAGAAGCGCCCGCAATGGCTGATGACCGCTGAACTGGTGGAAACCACCAAGCTCTACGCGCGGATGGTGGCGAAGATCGATGCCGACTGGATCGAGCCGCTGGCCGGGCACCTGATCAAGAAAAACCATTTCGAACCCCACTGGGAGAAGAAGCGCGGCCAGGTCGTGGCGTTCGAGCAGATCACCCTGTTCGGGCTGATCGTGGTCGGGCGCCGGCCGGTGCATTACGGCCCGGTGGACCCGGTGGTGTCGCGGGAACTGTTCATCCGCGAAGCGCTGGTGCGCGGTGAAATCCAGTCCAAGGCCAAGTGCCTGGCGGCCAACAAGCAGTTGCTGGAACAGCTCGACGAACTGGAAGCCAAGGCCCGTCGCCGCGACATCCTCGCCGACGAAGAAACCCTGTACGCCTTCTACGATGCGCGTCTGCCGCCGGAGATCCACCAGACCGCGACCTTCGACAGCTGGTACCGGATCAACAGCCAGAAAGACCCGCAACTGCTGATCATGCGCGAAGAGGACGTGCTGGCCCGCGAAGCCAGTGAAGTCACCGCCCAGCATTACCCGGACACCTTGCACATCGGCGATCTGGAATTGGCCCTCAGCTACCACTTCGAACCGAATCACCCGCGCGACGGCGTGACCCTGCGCGTGCCTGCACCGCTGTTGCCGATGCTGCCGCCGGAACGCCTGGAATGGCTGGTGCCGGGTGTCATCGAAGCCAAGTGCATTGCCCTGGTGCGCAACCTGCCCAAGGCCTTGCGCAAGAATTTCGTGCCGGTGCCGGACTTCGTCAAGGCGGCGTTGCAGCGCATGACCTTTGCCGAGGGCTCGCTGCCCCAGGCTTTAGGGCGCGAGCTGCTGCGCATGACCGGTGCGCGGGTCAGCGATGAAGCCTGGGCCGAGGCGGCGCAGCAGGTTGAAAGCCATCTGCGGATGAACCTGGAAATCGTCGACGCCCAGGGCAAGTTCCTCGGTGAAGGTCGCGACCTGGCGGAACTGACGGCGCGTTTCGCCGAGGCCAGCCAGGCGGCGTTGGCCGTGCCGCAAACCGCGAAGAGCCAGCAACCGGTGGAGCCGAAAGTGTTCGCCGCCGTGGCCGAGAAAACCCAACAGAAGATCGCCGGGCTGTCGATGACGGTCTATCCGGCGCTGGTGGAGGAGAGCGGTACGGTCAAGGAAGGGCGTTTCTCGACCCCGGCCGAGGCCGAGTTCCAGCATCGCCGTGCCTTGCAGCGCCTGCTGATGCAGCAACTGGCCGAGTCGGCGAAGTTCCTGCGTGGCAAGTTGCCGGGCCTGACTGAACTGGGCCTGCTGTATCGCGACATGGGGCGTGTCGATGCACTGGTGGAAGACATTCTGCTGGCCAGCCTCGACAGCTGCATTCTCGAAGGCGAAGACCCGCTGCCTCGCGATGGCGCCGGATTGGCGTCGCTGGCCGAGCGCAAACGTGGCGCCTGGACCGAGCACGCCGAGCGCGTGGCGAAGCTGACCCTGGAAGTCCTCAAACTCTGGCACGGCCTGCAAAAGCGCTTCAAGGGCAAGATCGATCTGGCACAAGCCGTGGCCTTGAACGACATCAAGCAGCAGCTCAGCCACCTGGTCTATCCGGGTTTTGTCCGGGAAACGCCGATGCAGTGGCTCAAGGAATTACCGCGTTACCTCAAGGCCATCGAGCAGCGTTTCGAGAAAATCGGTGCCCAAGTGCAGCGCGACCGGGTCTGGAGCGGCGAATTGTCCGGCCTGTGGACGCAGTACCAGACCCGCGCCAACAAACACGCCCAGGAAGGCAAGCGCGATCCGCAGCTGGAGTTGTATCGCTGGTGGCTGGAGGAGTATCGGGTTTCGCTGTTTGCGCAACAGTTGGGAACCAAAGTGCCGATCTCCGACAAACGCCTAAGCAAGCAGTGGAGTCAGGTAGAGCCCTGA
- a CDS encoding beta-ketoacyl-ACP synthase III produces the protein MHNVVISGTGLYTPANSISNEELVQSFNAYVAQFNADNADAIARGEVQALTESSAAFIEKASGIKSRFVMDKEGILDPQRMAPRLPERSNDEWSVLCQMAIGAAEQALQRAGKTAADIDGVIVACSNLQRAYPAIAIEVQEALGIQGFGFDMNVACSSATFGIQTAANSVKLGQARAILMVNPEVCTGHLNFRDRDSHFIFGDAATAVIIERADLATSKFQFDIVSTKLLTKFSNNIRNNFGFLNRAAQEGIGAKDKLFVQEGRKVFKEVCPMVAELIAEHLQENQLNVSDVKRFWLHQANLSMNHLIVKKLLGRDATEQEAPVILDTYANTSSAGSVIAFHKNQDDLPAGSLAVLSSFGAGYSIGSVLLRKR, from the coding sequence ATGCATAACGTCGTCATCAGCGGCACCGGCCTGTACACCCCGGCCAACAGCATTTCCAACGAAGAGCTGGTGCAGTCTTTCAATGCTTACGTCGCGCAATTCAACGCCGACAACGCTGACGCCATCGCGCGCGGTGAAGTGCAAGCGTTGACCGAGTCCAGCGCAGCGTTCATCGAAAAAGCCTCCGGCATCAAGAGCCGCTTTGTCATGGACAAGGAAGGCATCCTCGACCCGCAACGCATGGCTCCGCGCCTGCCGGAACGTTCCAACGACGAATGGTCGGTGCTTTGCCAGATGGCCATCGGCGCGGCCGAGCAAGCCTTGCAACGCGCGGGCAAGACCGCTGCCGACATCGATGGCGTGATCGTCGCCTGCTCCAACCTGCAACGTGCCTACCCGGCCATTGCCATTGAAGTGCAGGAAGCGCTGGGTATCCAGGGTTTCGGTTTCGACATGAACGTGGCCTGTTCTTCGGCGACTTTCGGTATCCAGACCGCCGCCAACAGCGTGAAACTGGGCCAGGCCCGGGCGATCCTGATGGTCAACCCGGAAGTCTGCACTGGCCACCTGAACTTCCGTGACCGTGACAGCCACTTCATCTTCGGTGACGCTGCCACGGCGGTGATCATCGAGCGTGCTGACCTGGCGACGTCCAAGTTCCAGTTCGATATCGTCAGCACCAAGCTGCTGACCAAGTTCTCCAACAACATCCGCAACAACTTCGGCTTCCTCAACCGCGCGGCGCAAGAGGGCATCGGCGCCAAGGACAAACTGTTCGTGCAGGAAGGCCGCAAGGTGTTCAAGGAAGTCTGCCCGATGGTGGCCGAGCTGATCGCTGAGCATCTGCAGGAGAATCAGCTCAACGTCAGCGACGTGAAGCGCTTCTGGCTGCACCAGGCCAACCTCAGCATGAACCACCTGATCGTCAAGAAGCTGTTGGGCCGCGACGCCACCGAACAGGAAGCGCCGGTGATTCTCGACACCTACGCCAACACCAGCTCCGCCGGTTCCGTGATTGCCTTCCACAAGAACCAGGACGATCTGCCGGCCGGTTCGCTGGCTGTGCTCAGTTCGTTCGGTGCCGGTTATTCTATTGGTAGCGTGTTGCTGCGCAAGCGCTGA
- a CDS encoding putative porin, with translation MRLASTKTAAALCGGLLLAMSVPASAAVDAKLLDMLKANGSITNAQYSELQAELARDQKDQQIARQAQQETNEQIAATAKKTDTLSAFDQKLAWAAKTQFKGDVRFRQENVHNDGVPNNKDQDRQRIRARLGAYSEINPQVDTGIRIATGSNDDARSTNQDLNNYFDKKQIWLDQGYIDYHPDAIKNLHLVGGKMPQQWVSMGDIIWDSDINPEGLAVTYKYPLSGSTELFGSAGHYTLKDNVDGEGVQFKHDLRLYAGQLGARFAITDSMKMTLGGSLYAYDNDDSSACPTSGTVTAPCALAVNGNSPGEQFKLYEGFGQLDFSNLPVPLSIYGQYVNNTDASNDQDTGWLAGVKSKIYGFNLDYNYRDVQRNAVVGAFTDSDFANGFTGSRGSKLKVSYDLDKNFALGATYFMATSDQTNANINKKDSDINTLQLDAEAKF, from the coding sequence ATGCGTCTTGCTTCCACGAAAACTGCGGCGGCCTTGTGCGGTGGCCTGTTGCTGGCCATGAGTGTTCCGGCCAGTGCCGCAGTCGACGCCAAACTGCTCGACATGCTCAAGGCTAACGGCTCGATCACCAACGCGCAGTACAGCGAACTGCAAGCCGAGCTGGCCAGGGATCAGAAAGACCAGCAGATCGCCCGTCAGGCTCAGCAAGAGACCAACGAGCAAATCGCGGCCACCGCGAAGAAAACCGACACACTGAGCGCTTTCGACCAGAAGCTTGCCTGGGCGGCAAAGACCCAATTCAAGGGCGACGTGCGCTTCCGTCAGGAAAACGTCCACAACGATGGCGTGCCGAACAACAAGGACCAGGACCGCCAGCGCATTCGTGCCCGCCTGGGTGCCTACAGCGAAATCAACCCGCAGGTCGACACCGGTATCCGTATCGCCACCGGCAGCAACGACGACGCTCGCTCGACCAACCAGGACCTGAACAACTACTTCGACAAGAAGCAGATCTGGCTGGACCAGGGTTACATCGACTACCACCCGGACGCGATCAAGAACCTGCACCTGGTTGGCGGCAAGATGCCGCAACAATGGGTGAGCATGGGCGACATCATCTGGGATAGCGACATCAACCCGGAAGGTCTGGCCGTTACTTACAAGTACCCGCTGAGCGGCAGCACCGAGTTGTTCGGTAGCGCCGGTCACTACACCCTCAAGGACAACGTCGACGGCGAAGGCGTGCAGTTCAAGCACGACCTGCGCCTGTACGCCGGCCAGTTGGGTGCGCGCTTCGCCATCACCGACAGCATGAAAATGACCTTGGGCGGCAGTCTCTACGCCTACGACAACGACGACAGCAGCGCCTGCCCTACCAGCGGCACAGTCACCGCGCCATGCGCACTGGCCGTCAACGGCAACAGCCCGGGCGAACAGTTCAAACTGTACGAAGGCTTTGGCCAGCTGGACTTCAGCAACCTGCCAGTTCCGCTGTCGATCTACGGTCAGTACGTCAACAACACCGATGCCAGCAACGACCAGGACACTGGCTGGCTGGCCGGTGTGAAGTCGAAGATCTATGGCTTCAACCTGGACTACAACTACCGCGACGTGCAGCGTAACGCAGTGGTTGGCGCCTTCACCGACTCCGACTTCGCCAACGGCTTCACCGGTTCACGCGGCAGCAAGCTGAAAGTGAGCTACGACCTGGACAAGAACTTTGCCCTGGGCGCGACCTACTTCATGGCGACTTCGGACCAGACCAACGCCAACATCAACAAGAAGGATTCGGACATCAACACCCTGCAACTGGATGCCGAAGCCAAGTTCTGA